A genomic window from Gossypium hirsutum isolate 1008001.06 chromosome D10, Gossypium_hirsutum_v2.1, whole genome shotgun sequence includes:
- the LOC107913806 gene encoding 50S ribosomal protein HLP, mitochondrial: MAVTFASRCSRVGRSLMGGLGNNLSNLRSTSSEITCSSFLSQQQRTFIQMRTVLKVVDNSGAKKVMCIQALKGKKGARLGDTIIASVKEAMPNGKVKKGKVVYGVVVRAAMQRGRCDGSEVKFDDNAVVLVEKQGQPIGTRVFGPVPHELRQKKHVKILTLAEHIA; this comes from the exons ATGGCTGTAACCTTTGCATCCAGATGCTCCAGGG TGGGCCGTTCATTGATGGGTGGTCTTGGAAACAACCTCTCTAATTTACGAAGCACATCAAGTGAGATTACATGTAGCAGTTTCTTGTCTCAG CAACAAAGGACTTTTATTCAGATGAGAACTGTTCTTAAAGTAGTGGACAACTCCGGGGCGAAGAAGGTGATGTGCATACAAGCTTTAAAGGGGAAGAAAGGGGCAAGATTGGGAGACACCATAATTGCATCGGTAAAAGAAGCCATGCCTAATGGAAAGGTGAAGAAAGGGAAGGTGGTATATGGTGTGGTTGTACGTGCCGCCATGCAGAGAGGTCGTTGCGATGGGAGTGAGGTCAAGTTTGATGATAATGCAGTTGTTCTTGTTGAGAAGCAAGGACAGCCAATAGGGACCAGAGTATTTGGGCCAGTTCCTCATGAGCTGAGGCAGAAAAAGCATGTCAAGATCTTAACTTTGGCAGAACACATTGCCTGA
- the LOC107913805 gene encoding probable inositol transporter 2, translating to MEGVVHTGTDASAFKECFSLTWKNPYVLRLAFSAGIGGLLFGYDTGVISGALLYIRDDFKSVDRQTVLQESIVSMAVAGAIIGAAVGGWMNDRFGRRMAILIADFLFFIGAVVMASAPNPALLIVGRVFVGLGVGMASMTSPLYISEASPAKIRGALVSTNGFLITGGQFLSYLINLAFTNAPGTWRWMLGIAGLPALLQFILMLLLPESPRWLFRKGREEEAKVILRKIYPADDVEKEIQDLKESVEAEIREEGCAKINMMKLLKTKTVRRGLIAGVGLQVFQQFVGINTVMYYSPTIVQLAGFASNKTALLLSLVTAGLNALGSIVSIYFIDRTGRKKLLLISLFGVAISLGLLAGVFHETTSHTPMVSRIQTSHFSNYTCPDYSSATNPGAWDCMKCLKASSPDCGFCASPTDKLLPGACLLSNDTVKDLCHDESRLWYTRGCPSKYGWLALVGLALYIIFFSPGMGTAPWIVNSEIYPLRFRGVCGGIAATANWISNLIVAQSFLSLTEAIGTSWTFLIFGVISVVGLLFVIVYVPETKGLPIEEIEKMLETRSLHFRFWEKSQKPQEKKSQAV from the exons atggAAGGAGTGGTACATACAGGCACTGATGCCTCAGCTTTCAAGGAATGTTTCTCTCTGACATGGAAAAATCCTTATGTTCTTCGCCTTGCTTTCTCTGCTGGGATTGGTGGACTTCTTTTCGGCTATGACACCG GCGTGATATCAGGTGCTTTGCTTTACATCAGAGATGATTTCAAGTCTGTGGATCGACAAACTGTTTTACAG GAAAGTATAGTGAGTATGGCAGTTGCCGGAGCCATAATAGGAGCTGCGGTCGGAGGGTGGATGAATGATCGGTTCGGAAGGAGAATGGCAATCCTTATTGCTGATTTCCTGTTTTTTATTGGAGCTGTGGTAATGGCTTCTGCCCCTAACCCTGCTCTGCTTATCGTAGGCCGAGTTTTTGTGGGACTTGGCGTTGGAATGGCATCGATGACATCTCCTCTTTATATTTCCGAAGCATCCCCTGCGAAAATCCGTGGTGCCCTTGTTAGTACCAATGGATTTCTTATCACCGGTGGCCAGTTCCTCTCTTACCTCATCAACTTGGCTTTTACTAAT gCACCAGGGACGTGGAGGTGGATGCTCGGGATTGCAGGTCTTCCGGCACTTTTGCAGTTCATTCTCATGTTGCTTCTTCCAGAATCACCCCGTTGGCTATTCCGCAAG GgaagagaagaagaagccaaAGTGATATTGAGGAAAATTTACccagctgatgatgttgaaaaaGAAATTCAAGATTTGAAAGAATCGGTTGAGGCTGAAATCAGGGAAGAAGGGTGTGCAAAAATAAACATGATGAAACTGTTGAAAACCAAAACAGTGAGGAGAGGGCTCATAGCTGGTGTTGGTCTCCAAGTTTTCCAACAATTTGTTGGCATTAACACAGTCATGTATTACAGTCCCACCATTGTTCAGTTAGCTGGTTTTGCCTCTAACAAAACAGCACTTCTCCTTTCCCTTGTCACCGCCGGCCTCAACGCCTTAGGCTCCATTGTAAGTATATACTTCATTGACAGGACTGGGAGGAAGAAGCTGCTACTGATCAGTTTGTTTGGAGTAGCAATTTCACTTGGTCTTCTAGCAGGAGTTTTCCATGAGACCACATCCCACACTCCAATGGTTAGCCGGATTCAAACATCTCACTTTTCAAATTATACATGTCCTGATTACAGTTCAGCTACAAACCCCGGTGCTTGGGACTGCATGAAGTGTTTGAAGGCTTCATCTCCAGATTGTGGATTCTGTGCTTCACCAACAGACAAG CTACTGCCAGGAGCATGTCTGCTCTCAAATGACACAGTTAAGGATCTGTGTCATGATGAAAGTAGGCTATGGTACACAAGGGGATGTCCGAGCAAATACGGATGGCTTGCACTGGTCGGTCTAGCTCTCTACATCATATTCTTCTCCCCAGGAATGGGGACTGCACCATGGATAGTCAACTCAGAGATTTATCCCCTCAGGTTCAGAGGTGTATGTGGTGGGATTGCTGCAACTGCTAACTGGATCTCGAATCTCATCGTGGCTCAGTCATTTTTATCGCTTACGGAAGCAATAGGGACTTCCTGGACATTCCTAATATTTGGAGTCATCTCTGTGGTAGGCTTACTCTTTGTAATTGTCTATGTGCCAGAAACAAAAGGGCTGCCTATTGAGGAGATTGAGAAGATGTTGGAAACTAGAAGTTTGCACTTCAGGTTCTGGGAGAAAAGTCAGAAACCACAAGAAAAGAAGAGCCAAGCAGTGTGA